A DNA window from Roseovarius sp. Pro17 contains the following coding sequences:
- a CDS encoding branched-chain amino acid ABC transporter permease produces MLGLTRKDALMLGLVTVLALLAPFILNPFPVNSGMAQFNAGYPDLMQRFVIFGIFAIGFNILFGLTGYLSFGHAAFLGVGSYAAIWMMKLLTTNIIPGIIMSIVVAGLFALVVGFISLRRSGIYFAILTLAFAQMSYALAYSVLTPITGGETGLQLKLSDARILDGALAQGERADANLFGLDMTASLDLFFGGWQFTFNAGYYIAAVTLILAFYLSIRIFRSPFGMMLRAIKSNNTRMTYTGLNARPYALAAFVISGMYAGLAGGLMVAMDTQVGPERMFWTASGEVVLMTILGGAGTLIGPVLGAGLIKYMENIISKINAGILHKWFSWMPDGLEDLLVTLIYPFVGKGWHLTLGIVFMLVVIFLPGGLVEGGQRISRLVRGKRAKPSDQTTPAE; encoded by the coding sequence ATGCTAGGACTGACACGCAAAGACGCCCTTATGCTGGGGCTGGTCACGGTGCTGGCACTGCTGGCACCCTTCATCCTTAACCCGTTTCCGGTAAACTCCGGCATGGCACAATTCAACGCTGGCTATCCCGACCTGATGCAACGCTTTGTCATCTTTGGCATCTTTGCCATCGGGTTTAATATCCTCTTTGGCCTGACTGGCTATCTTAGCTTTGGTCATGCCGCGTTTCTGGGGGTGGGCAGCTACGCCGCGATCTGGATGATGAAGCTGCTGACGACCAACATCATCCCCGGCATCATCATGTCGATCGTCGTTGCGGGGCTTTTCGCGCTGGTGGTTGGCTTTATCTCGCTGCGCCGCTCTGGCATCTACTTTGCCATCCTCACGCTGGCCTTCGCACAGATGTCCTACGCACTGGCCTATTCGGTGCTGACCCCCATCACCGGCGGCGAGACGGGCCTGCAACTGAAGCTGAGCGATGCACGCATCCTCGACGGCGCACTGGCGCAGGGCGAACGCGCGGATGCAAACCTCTTTGGCCTCGACATGACGGCCAGCTTGGATCTGTTTTTCGGCGGGTGGCAATTCACCTTCAACGCAGGGTATTACATCGCTGCCGTAACGCTGATCCTGGCATTCTACCTGTCGATCCGCATCTTTCGCTCGCCGTTTGGCATGATGCTGCGCGCAATCAAAAGCAACAATACCCGCATGACTTATACCGGCCTAAATGCGCGCCCCTATGCGCTGGCCGCCTTCGTCATTTCGGGCATGTATGCCGGTCTTGCCGGTGGCCTGATGGTGGCAATGGACACGCAGGTCGGCCCCGAGCGGATGTTCTGGACCGCCAGCGGCGAGGTCGTCCTGATGACCATCCTCGGCGGTGCCGGTACGCTGATCGGCCCGGTTCTGGGCGCTGGTCTGATCAAATACATGGAAAACATCATTTCCAAGATCAACGCCGGCATCCTGCATAAATGGTTCTCGTGGATGCCCGACGGGCTGGAGGATCTGCTGGTAACGCTGATCTACCCCTTCGTCGGCAAGGGCTGGCACCTGACACTGGGCATCGTTTTCATGCTGGTCGTCATCTTCCTTCCCGGCGGTCTGGTCGAGGGCGGGCAGCGGATCTCGCGCCTTGTCCGCGGCAAACGCGCCAAACCGTCCGATCAAACCACTCCGGCTGAATAA
- a CDS encoding branched-chain amino acid ABC transporter permease, with protein sequence MDAIILQILNGLDKGSAYALIALGLTLIFGTLGVVNFAHGALFMIGAFCAVTLSRILTFSHVVIDETRTDFLGNPMKVDVPYIHSIVGQSAGDFMIDWAVPLSILFAIPVMIAIGVIMERGLIKHFYKRPHADQILVTFGLAIVLQEVIKFYYGANPIPTPAPSVFRGSFDFGAFLGMDANSIIYPYWRLVYFAFSLVIIGAVFAFLRFTTFGMVVRAGMADRETVGLLGINIDKRFTIMFGIAAAVAGLAGVMYAPINSPNYHMGMDFLVLSFVVVVVGGMGSLPGAVLAGFLLGILESFASMSEVLEVLPGINQIVIYLVAIIILLTRPRGLMGRKGVMED encoded by the coding sequence ATGGATGCGATAATCCTGCAAATCCTCAATGGACTGGACAAGGGGTCGGCCTACGCGCTGATCGCCCTCGGTCTGACATTGATCTTTGGCACGCTGGGGGTGGTCAATTTTGCCCACGGCGCTTTGTTCATGATCGGTGCCTTTTGCGCCGTCACGCTCAGCCGCATCCTGACATTCAGCCACGTAGTAATTGACGAAACGCGCACCGACTTCCTCGGCAATCCGATGAAGGTGGACGTGCCCTATATCCATAGTATCGTCGGCCAAAGTGCCGGGGATTTCATGATCGACTGGGCCGTGCCGCTGTCGATTCTATTCGCAATTCCCGTCATGATCGCCATCGGCGTCATCATGGAACGCGGCCTGATCAAGCATTTCTACAAGCGCCCCCATGCCGACCAGATCCTGGTGACGTTCGGCCTTGCCATTGTGCTTCAGGAAGTCATCAAATTCTACTACGGCGCCAACCCGATCCCGACGCCCGCACCCAGCGTATTCCGCGGCTCGTTTGATTTCGGCGCGTTTTTGGGGATGGACGCCAATTCGATCATCTACCCCTACTGGCGCCTCGTCTACTTTGCCTTTTCGCTGGTCATCATCGGTGCTGTCTTTGCCTTCCTGCGGTTCACCACCTTCGGGATGGTCGTGCGCGCAGGCATGGCTGACCGCGAGACTGTGGGCCTGCTGGGCATCAATATCGACAAGCGGTTCACCATCATGTTCGGCATTGCCGCCGCCGTCGCGGGCCTTGCTGGCGTGATGTATGCGCCTATCAACAGTCCCAACTATCACATGGGCATGGATTTTCTCGTGCTTAGCTTTGTCGTCGTCGTCGTCGGCGGCATGGGCAGCCTGCCGGGTGCGGTGCTGGCGGGGTTCCTTTTGGGCATCCTCGAAAGTTTTGCCTCGATGTCCGAGGTGCTCGAAGTGCTGCCGGGAATTAACCAGATCGTCATCTACCTGGTCGCGATCATCATTTTGCTGACCCGTCCACGTGGCCTGATGGGCCGCAAAGGCGTGATGGAGGATTAA